The following are from one region of the Patescibacteria group bacterium genome:
- a CDS encoding DUF4931 domain-containing protein — MTSEYRKQYFLNKYVLITPGRAKRPHEILEQSLEVSNFKCEFCPEAIEKSELIKTYGKEKPWSLAVLSNKFPAVELKNDKAYGVQEIIVETPIHEKQFSSLDIEHLTLYFEVLADRLKEISKDKKIEYVLEFKNHGSKAGASIKHEHSQIFATNILPPDILEELKLAQNYKIEHNACPYCDILKKELSGPRKIYEDRLAGAFAPFAPEYHYEAWIFTKRHVDNISQTTAGEKESLAQCLKLILEKLNSAGIDYNFFLHQVVSQKDQHFYIKVQPRDKNIWGGVELGSGLVINSVSPEKAAEFYQK, encoded by the coding sequence ATGACTTCTGAATACCGCAAGCAATATTTTTTAAACAAGTATGTTTTAATTACCCCGGGACGGGCTAAGCGCCCGCATGAAATATTGGAACAAAGCCTGGAAGTTTCTAATTTTAAGTGCGAGTTCTGCCCCGAAGCGATTGAAAAAAGCGAATTGATAAAAACTTACGGGAAAGAAAAGCCCTGGAGCCTGGCAGTCTTGTCAAATAAATTTCCGGCAGTTGAATTAAAAAACGATAAGGCTTACGGCGTCCAAGAAATAATCGTCGAAACTCCGATCCATGAAAAACAATTCTCCAGCCTCGATATCGAACATCTCACTCTTTATTTTGAGGTGTTAGCCGACCGGCTAAAAGAAATCTCCAAAGACAAAAAAATTGAATATGTTTTAGAGTTTAAAAACCACGGCTCTAAAGCCGGCGCTTCGATTAAGCACGAACATTCCCAAATTTTCGCCACTAACATCCTGCCGCCGGATATTTTAGAAGAATTAAAACTCGCGCAAAATTATAAAATTGAGCACAACGCCTGCCCTTATTGCGATATTCTAAAAAAAGAGCTATCCGGCCCGAGAAAAATTTACGAAGACAGGCTAGCCGGAGCTTTCGCGCCCTTCGCGCCCGAATACCATTACGAAGCCTGGATTTTTACCAAGCGGCACGTAGATAATATTTCCCAAACAACCGCCGGAGAAAAAGAATCTTTGGCTCAATGCCTGAAGCTGATACTAGAGAAACTTAATTCCGCCGGCATTGATTATAATTTTTTCCTTCACCAGGTTGTTTCGCAAAAAGACCAGCATTTCTATATTAAAGTCCAGCCCCGCGACAAAAATATCTGGGGAGGCGTTGAACTCGGTTCGGGGCTGGTAATTAATTCTGTTTCTCCGGAAAAAGCCGCCGAATTCTATCAAAAATAA
- a CDS encoding transglycosylase domain-containing protein — protein sequence MTFRHLANKTRTNQNWRDSKKYYVKGPGGGGRRKKTSILSLLLSRRMFKAYFYLFAGTALFILISIAVLSSGLPDPKRLMTREVAQSTKIYDRTGQTVLYEVYGDEKRTLVNLNDIPDYVKNATIAVEDKDFYKHGGFSLWAIFRTAVTDVLFGKKAGGSTLTQQFIKNAVLTNEKTVTRKLKELILAYRAEKKFTKNEILQMYFNEIPYGSTAYGVEAASQKYFGKPVKNATLGEAAILAALPQAPSFYSPYGPNLDRLFDRQKYILGLMAEQGYISKDQAETAKNEKIVFKEQDNNILAPHFVMYIKALLSDKYGEKMVEQGGLKIYTTLDLYKQKAAEEVIAEKAPANQSKYDAWNASLVSIDPKTGQVLAMVGSKDFFGESQPANCVSGKSCKFEPNDNVALRLRQPGSSLKPAVYATAFLRGYTPDTILYDVVTNFSTDPSNPYEPHNYNLKEYGPISMRRALAGSLNVPAVKTIYLAGIGNVIDVVNDLGYTTLKDKDRFGLSLVLGGGEVKLLEHTNAYGVFARDGVYHPVSLILKVEDKNGNVLEEYKNQESTVLNPQVARQINSILSDNNARSYIFSPSNYLTLGGRPVAAKTGTTNDYRDAWTLGFTPSIVTGVWVGNNNNSPMKRGADGSVVAAPIWNAYMKRVLGDTPVEYFKAPDPVRTGKPVLDGSAGQVVKIDKYSGLLATENTPPDQVIEKTFQDPHCILYYVNKNDPRGAYPKSPADDPQFSLWEGAVQSWAKRTGVVATSTPPTEKDNIHLPENKPALFITNLEDGQTITSSLLDISINAQAPRGIAKAEYYFDGSLAFTNTQFPFNFNQEIDFLSNGFHKLKVRVCDDANNCAESELNLNINLSNQTQKFSLKWIEPANGAVLSVNDFPINLALKSDDYKDIKKVNFYFAKADGSSPTLIGSVTSPQNSIINASWAQPPTTGSGDYKVYAIIHSKNGAVKKSDERNVFIK from the coding sequence ATGACTTTCAGACATTTGGCCAATAAAACCAGAACCAATCAAAACTGGAGAGATTCTAAAAAATACTACGTCAAAGGGCCGGGCGGTGGCGGGCGGCGTAAAAAGACCTCTATATTATCCCTTCTTCTTTCCCGGAGAATGTTCAAGGCCTATTTTTACTTGTTTGCGGGAACAGCCTTATTTATCCTAATATCTATCGCCGTTTTGTCCAGCGGCCTGCCTGATCCCAAACGCTTGATGACCCGCGAAGTTGCCCAAAGCACAAAAATTTACGACCGCACCGGACAAACCGTGCTCTATGAAGTATATGGAGACGAAAAGCGAACTTTAGTCAACCTGAATGACATTCCGGATTACGTGAAGAACGCGACTATCGCCGTTGAAGACAAGGATTTTTACAAGCACGGAGGATTTAGCTTGTGGGCGATATTTAGGACCGCGGTTACGGACGTTTTATTCGGGAAAAAAGCCGGCGGCTCAACCCTGACCCAGCAATTCATAAAAAACGCGGTCTTAACCAACGAAAAAACCGTTACCAGAAAACTAAAGGAGTTGATTTTGGCTTACCGGGCGGAAAAAAAATTCACCAAAAACGAAATTCTCCAGATGTATTTTAATGAAATTCCCTATGGCTCTACGGCTTACGGAGTCGAAGCCGCCTCGCAAAAATATTTTGGCAAACCGGTAAAAAACGCAACCCTGGGCGAAGCGGCAATTTTAGCCGCCCTGCCCCAGGCCCCCAGTTTTTACTCGCCTTACGGCCCGAATCTGGACAGGCTTTTTGACCGCCAAAAATATATTTTGGGTTTAATGGCCGAGCAAGGATACATTTCAAAAGACCAGGCCGAAACTGCCAAAAATGAAAAAATTGTCTTCAAGGAACAAGACAATAATATTCTAGCCCCGCATTTTGTCATGTATATTAAAGCGCTTTTATCGGATAAGTATGGGGAAAAAATGGTTGAACAGGGCGGTTTAAAAATTTATACCACATTAGACCTCTATAAGCAGAAAGCGGCCGAAGAAGTGATCGCGGAAAAAGCGCCGGCTAACCAGTCTAAGTACGACGCCTGGAACGCGAGCCTGGTCTCGATTGACCCTAAAACCGGCCAAGTATTGGCCATGGTCGGCTCCAAAGACTTTTTTGGGGAATCACAGCCGGCTAATTGCGTTTCCGGAAAGAGCTGCAAATTTGAGCCTAATGACAATGTAGCCTTGCGCCTGCGCCAGCCCGGCTCGTCCCTTAAACCAGCCGTATATGCCACCGCCTTTTTAAGAGGCTATACTCCGGACACCATCCTTTATGACGTGGTTACTAATTTTTCGACTGACCCGTCCAATCCTTATGAACCGCATAATTACAATTTAAAAGAGTACGGGCCGATTTCCATGCGCCGGGCGCTGGCCGGCTCCTTAAACGTTCCGGCGGTAAAAACGATTTATCTGGCCGGAATCGGAAATGTTATTGACGTAGTTAATGACCTGGGCTATACCACCCTAAAAGATAAAGACCGGTTTGGGTTATCTTTGGTTTTAGGCGGAGGCGAAGTAAAGCTTCTGGAGCATACTAACGCTTACGGAGTTTTTGCCCGGGACGGAGTCTATCATCCGGTTTCGCTGATTTTAAAAGTAGAGGATAAAAACGGCAATGTCCTGGAAGAGTATAAAAACCAGGAAAGCACAGTTTTAAATCCCCAGGTTGCCCGGCAAATAAACAGCATTCTGTCCGATAATAACGCCCGCTCATACATCTTTAGTCCGAGTAATTACCTTACTTTAGGCGGCCGGCCGGTCGCGGCCAAGACTGGAACTACCAACGACTACCGCGATGCCTGGACGCTCGGGTTCACCCCGTCTATAGTAACCGGGGTTTGGGTCGGCAATAATAATAATTCGCCGATGAAGCGCGGCGCGGACGGATCAGTGGTAGCGGCGCCCATCTGGAATGCCTATATGAAAAGAGTTTTAGGCGATACGCCGGTTGAATATTTTAAAGCGCCGGACCCGGTTAGAACCGGCAAGCCGGTTTTGGATGGCAGTGCCGGACAGGTGGTAAAAATCGACAAGTATTCCGGCCTTTTAGCCACGGAAAATACGCCGCCAGACCAAGTGATCGAAAAAACCTTTCAAGACCCGCATTGCATCCTTTACTATGTCAACAAGAACGACCCAAGAGGCGCTTACCCCAAAAGTCCCGCTGACGACCCCCAATTTAGCCTGTGGGAGGGCGCTGTGCAGTCTTGGGCTAAGAGAACGGGTGTTGTTGCCACCTCGACGCCTCCGACCGAAAAGGACAATATCCACTTGCCTGAAAACAAGCCCGCGCTTTTCATTACCAACCTTGAAGACGGACAAACCATTACTTCCTCTTTACTCGATATTTCTATTAATGCCCAAGCGCCGCGCGGGATCGCCAAGGCGGAATATTATTTTGACGGATCATTGGCTTTTACTAACACCCAATTTCCTTTTAACTTTAACCAGGAGATTGACTTCCTTTCTAACGGCTTCCATAAATTAAAAGTTCGGGTTTGCGACGACGCGAACAACTGCGCGGAAAGCGAATTAAATTTAAATATTAATTTAAGCAATCAAACTCAAAAATTTAGCTTAAAATGGATTGAGCCGGCTAACGGGGCGGTATTGAGCGTAAATGACTTTCCTATTAATCTAGCCTTAAAATCCGATGACTATAAAGACATAAAAAAGGTTAATTTTTATTTTGCTAAAGCTGATGGTTCTTCGCCAACCCTGATAGGATCGGTTACATCCCCCCAAAACAGCATTATAAACGCTTCCTGGGCCCAGCCGCCGACGACCGGATCGGGTGATTATAAAGTTTACGCCATTATCCACTCCAAAAACGGCGCGGTCAAAAAATCAGACGAAAGAAACGTGTTTATTAAATAG
- the dnaN gene encoding DNA polymerase III subunit beta: MKISILEKNFKRGLGLVGNITSKNINLPILNNVLIKAEKGMITLVSTNLEIGVTHSIRGKIEKEGGFTVDAKILTNYIGLLPNEKVDLEQKDNHIAVACGKYKTKINGQPSDDFPLIPSVEKNTYYAIASAEELKSALSQVIFAASGNESRLELSGVFFTFNREKLTLAATDSYRLAEKKIIVKSNADKDIEDRKIIVPARTVQEVIRILSNIGEEDEMLDGEKDVKCYISENQILFKFGSTELVSRLIEGQFPDYTQIIPKAKKTEILISRQELLRATKTSSIFSRSEVNDINMDIPEGKNKIIISSCSDYIGENLAEIEAATKGLDNALVLNYRYLLDGLNNIKSDMVRLEVVDNNSPCLLKPEGDPDYLYIIMPIKR; encoded by the coding sequence ATGAAAATTTCAATACTGGAAAAAAACTTTAAGCGGGGATTGGGTTTGGTTGGCAATATTACCAGTAAAAATATTAACCTGCCGATTTTAAACAACGTTTTAATTAAGGCTGAAAAGGGAATGATTACTTTAGTTTCGACCAACCTTGAGATAGGAGTAACCCATTCAATTCGGGGGAAGATTGAAAAAGAGGGCGGCTTTACGGTCGACGCTAAAATTTTAACTAATTATATCGGCCTCCTGCCTAACGAAAAAGTTGACTTAGAACAAAAAGACAACCATATTGCCGTGGCCTGCGGCAAATATAAAACTAAAATAAACGGACAGCCGTCAGACGACTTTCCTTTAATTCCCAGCGTGGAAAAAAATACTTATTACGCTATCGCCAGCGCCGAGGAATTAAAAAGCGCCCTTTCACAAGTAATATTCGCGGCTTCAGGGAATGAGTCCCGCCTTGAATTATCCGGAGTGTTTTTTACTTTTAACCGAGAAAAATTAACTTTAGCCGCCACTGATAGTTATCGGCTGGCCGAGAAAAAAATTATCGTAAAAAGCAACGCCGATAAAGATATTGAAGACAGAAAAATAATCGTTCCAGCGAGGACGGTCCAAGAAGTAATTAGAATTTTAAGCAATATTGGCGAAGAAGATGAGATGCTGGACGGGGAAAAAGACGTAAAATGCTACATATCGGAAAACCAGATATTGTTTAAGTTTGGATCAACTGAATTGGTTTCGCGCCTGATTGAAGGCCAATTTCCCGACTATACACAGATTATCCCCAAGGCAAAAAAGACTGAAATTTTAATCAGCCGGCAGGAGTTATTGCGGGCCACCAAGACCTCTTCGATATTCTCCCGAAGCGAAGTGAATGATATTAACATGGACATTCCCGAGGGAAAGAATAAAATTATTATCTCTTCATGTTCGGATTATATTGGAGAAAATTTGGCCGAGATCGAAGCCGCCACCAAAGGATTGGATAATGCCCTGGTTTTGAATTATCGGTATCTTTTAGACGGGCTAAATAACATAAAGAGCGATATGGTTAGGCTGGAAGTGGTAGATAATAATTCGCCCTGCCTCTTAAAGCCCGAAGGGGACCCGGATTATTTATATATAATCATGCCGATAAAAAGATAG